Proteins encoded in a region of the Dasypus novemcinctus isolate mDasNov1 chromosome 24, mDasNov1.1.hap2, whole genome shotgun sequence genome:
- the LOC139437496 gene encoding latherin-like has protein sequence MLKISCLFVLLCGLLGPCSAQANLPAVPTYIADAITQGLMKAGLLSSLEMIDWQAPIKAFLQTSTGFLGALTNPLTNLLSGFGVQMRNPQLLQVSFAFSPDRREVYLQIPLKGSYSISVLGFSPATLLMRADMRIQLRLESVNGRYQLVFGACSLGPEGVRLQPESPIIPFASMVFSSVEKALQNVVPRELAAAVCPMLNNWFRNLDLSMIRELTNLMQPQRDYRFSR, from the exons ATGCTGAAGATCTCCTGCCTCTTCGTTCTCCTCTGCGGGCTGCTTGGCCCATGCTCTGCCCAAGCCAACCTGCCTGCAGTCCCCACCTACATTGCTGATG cAATAACCCAAGGACTCATGAAAGCAGGCCTTCTTTCCAGCCTAGAGATGATTGACTGGCAGGCCCCGATTAAAGCTTTCCTTCAGACTTCCacaggcttcctgggtgcctTGACCAACCCACTCACCAACTTATTGTCCGGTTTTGG GGTACAGATGAGAAACCCTCAGCTCCTTCAAGTCTCCTTCGCATTTTCCCCTGATCGCAGGGAGGTCTATTTACAGATACCATTGAAGGGTTCCTATTCCATAAG TGTCCTGGGCTTTAGTCCTGCCACACTTCTCATGCGGgcagatatgagaatccagcTTCGGTTGGAGAGCGTAAATGGCAGATACCAACTTGTCTTTGGGGCGTGCAGTCTTGGACCTGAGGGTGTACGGCTCCAACCTGAAAGTCC AATCATCCCATTTGCAAGTATGGTTTTCTCAAGCGTTGAGAAGGCCCTGCAAAATGTAGTACCTCGTGAACTGGCAGCAGCT gTGTGTCCCATGCTCAATAACTGGTTCCGTAACTTGGATCTGAGTATGATTAGAGAACTGACTA ACTTGATGCAGCCACAAAGGGATTATCGCTTCAGCCGTTAA